The Pelosinus sp. IPA-1 genome contains a region encoding:
- a CDS encoding flavodoxin family protein, producing MKIVAINGSPRGKVSNTNVMVTAFLKGAQAAGAETVNVYLAEKEIKHCKGCFSCWINNPGQCVIKDDMAEIMSITEGADILVLATPLYFDNISGILKDFMDRSIVKGDPHFQKDSTGECRHLKKTTRPSPRLVMISNCGFPERSHFQVVSHWVERAALNMHTEVSGQIYATQGGLLTAQIEELQPVIFNYLQLLEKAGEEVVTNLKISEKTNKLLEQSFIPDEIYIQQANNYFDTILK from the coding sequence ATGAAAATTGTAGCTATTAATGGGAGCCCAAGAGGCAAGGTTAGTAATACGAATGTCATGGTCACCGCTTTTTTAAAGGGAGCACAAGCGGCAGGGGCAGAAACTGTAAATGTTTATTTAGCAGAAAAGGAGATCAAACATTGTAAAGGATGCTTTTCCTGTTGGATCAATAATCCCGGACAATGCGTAATTAAAGATGATATGGCAGAAATAATGTCAATTACAGAAGGTGCAGATATCCTTGTTTTAGCTACGCCACTTTATTTTGATAATATCTCTGGCATTCTAAAAGATTTTATGGACCGCAGTATAGTAAAGGGCGATCCTCACTTTCAAAAAGATTCAACGGGAGAATGTCGCCACTTGAAAAAAACAACAAGACCATCTCCTAGACTAGTAATGATATCGAATTGTGGTTTTCCTGAAAGATCTCACTTTCAAGTAGTTTCTCATTGGGTCGAGAGAGCAGCGCTTAACATGCATACTGAAGTCAGCGGCCAAATTTATGCAACGCAAGGGGGACTTCTGACTGCTCAAATAGAAGAGTTACAACCTGTTATTTTTAACTATCTGCAACTTTTAGAAAAGGCTGGAGAAGAGGTTGTTACGAATCTAAAAATATCCGAGAAAACTAATAAATTATTAGAGCAAAGCTTTATTCCTGATGAGATCTATATTCAACAAGCTAACAATTATTTTGATACTATATTAAAATAG
- a CDS encoding GNAT family N-acetyltransferase: MIRLLTEQDKVQVMKYLQKDSFGGAFILGNLLGFGLENHKDQRRCGDYYGYFSKEELIGVLPFYNMGSCIPVFEDKKEVVASFANILRMRQFQVLIGMKKFIKPLYEAVSNEKEIVSYQESNYFVNKHFSPLNLENTAFSDAREINNNEAVEFIRRAYREGFHHEHTPEEARKIIEQRNGEEEYLFLIVDGKIVAQAYIQAVTDKINQIGGVFTLEGERNKRYGKAIVSELCRRIIARGKIPTLSVRKDNTPAVKAYVTLGFSYHDDYLIVKCKV, encoded by the coding sequence ATGATACGATTACTTACTGAACAGGATAAAGTCCAAGTCATGAAGTATTTGCAAAAGGATAGTTTTGGAGGGGCTTTTATATTAGGAAATTTGTTGGGATTTGGCTTAGAAAATCATAAGGACCAGAGAAGATGTGGTGATTACTATGGCTATTTTTCTAAAGAAGAATTAATAGGAGTATTACCCTTTTATAATATGGGCAGCTGCATCCCCGTATTTGAAGACAAAAAAGAAGTGGTTGCATCTTTTGCAAATATTTTGAGGATGCGACAGTTCCAAGTTCTAATAGGAATGAAAAAGTTTATCAAGCCCTTATATGAAGCCGTTTCTAATGAAAAGGAGATAGTAAGCTATCAGGAAAGCAACTACTTTGTAAATAAACATTTTAGCCCTTTGAATTTAGAAAATACAGCCTTTTCCGATGCCCGTGAAATCAATAATAATGAAGCAGTAGAATTTATAAGAAGGGCTTATCGGGAAGGCTTCCATCATGAGCATACTCCTGAAGAAGCAAGGAAAATAATAGAACAACGCAATGGGGAGGAAGAGTATCTTTTTTTGATAGTTGACGGTAAAATCGTTGCACAGGCCTATATTCAAGCCGTTACTGATAAAATCAATCAAATTGGTGGAGTATTTACCTTGGAGGGGGAACGTAACAAAAGATATGGCAAGGCCATTGTATCGGAACTATGTCGTCGTATTATTGCCAGAGGAAAAATTCCAACCCTTTCAGTTCGTAAAGATAATACTCCAGCAGTTAAAGCATATGTCACTCTTGGCTTTTCATATCATGATGATTATCTAATTGTTAAGTGCAAAGTATAA
- a CDS encoding acyltransferase → MKNIEECSERERCYYVDWLRVLGIICVFFFHNTRFFDFIDWELKNKETFLEPTIIVMFVNFWIMPLFFMLAGIGTRFALRTKTTIQYIKDRYWRLVIPYLFGILILIPPQRYVECLNKGKFSGTFLDFLPWYPEHRLFLGNFGFSPVWFGEPGTHLWFLAYLFVFSVIALPIIHYLKSESGERLIKQLAIVGERIGGIYLLVVPLACVRIVLQPIYPKYSSWADFTFWFLIFIFGYILCYDQRFVESADRHKYISLGIGILLLVLLVVLFIFFLDHLKKWWDHPDYSWGCIFFHTMWTVTTWSWLIFFLGAGKAFLNFKNTWLSKLNEAVMPFYMLHQTIILLIGFQIIQWHSNALFKYIAISSMSFVVIIAIYYLCIMRFNGLRILFGMKPLGGSAISQISVKGK, encoded by the coding sequence GTGAAAAACATAGAAGAGTGCAGTGAGCGAGAGCGATGTTATTATGTTGATTGGCTGAGAGTACTAGGAATAATATGCGTATTTTTTTTCCATAATACGAGATTTTTTGACTTTATAGACTGGGAGCTAAAAAATAAAGAAACATTTTTGGAACCTACTATTATTGTTATGTTCGTTAATTTTTGGATAATGCCGCTGTTTTTTATGTTAGCTGGTATAGGGACTCGATTTGCATTAAGAACCAAAACAACAATTCAGTACATTAAGGATAGATATTGGAGATTGGTGATTCCATATCTATTTGGGATATTAATTCTTATACCGCCACAGAGATATGTAGAGTGTCTGAACAAAGGTAAGTTTTCAGGAACATTTTTAGATTTTTTACCATGGTATCCAGAACATAGGTTGTTTCTCGGAAATTTTGGTTTTAGTCCAGTATGGTTTGGCGAACCAGGAACTCATTTATGGTTTTTGGCTTATTTATTTGTTTTTTCGGTCATTGCTTTGCCTATAATTCATTATCTGAAAAGCGAAAGCGGTGAAAGGCTTATTAAGCAGCTTGCAATAGTTGGTGAAAGGATTGGAGGCATATATCTTCTTGTAGTACCACTGGCTTGTGTAAGGATAGTTTTGCAACCGATCTATCCGAAGTATTCATCATGGGCTGATTTTACATTTTGGTTTTTAATTTTTATTTTTGGCTACATACTATGTTATGACCAACGGTTTGTGGAAAGCGCTGACCGGCACAAATACATATCATTAGGAATTGGTATTTTGCTTTTAGTATTATTGGTAGTGTTATTTATATTCTTTTTGGATCATTTGAAGAAATGGTGGGATCATCCCGACTATTCTTGGGGGTGCATTTTCTTTCATACAATGTGGACCGTTACAACCTGGTCATGGTTAATATTCTTCTTGGGAGCAGGTAAAGCGTTCCTAAACTTTAAAAATACATGGTTGAGTAAATTGAACGAAGCAGTGATGCCTTTTTATATGCTGCATCAGACGATTATTTTGTTAATTGGTTTTCAGATCATACAATGGCATAGTAATGCATTGTTTAAATATATCGCGATAAGTTCTATGTCCTTTGTTGTGATTATAGCAATCTATTATTTATGTATAATGAGGTTTAATGGGTTACGTATTTTATTTGGCATGAAACCCCTTGGAGGCAGTGCAATTTCACAGATAAGTGTAAAAGGGAAATAA
- a CDS encoding nitrilase-related carbon-nitrogen hydrolase, translating into MQLGRSSKDIINSYPYWSRLNSLLRCIFTIMLSALSYYLSTEYWYFSWIALLLLCLYALKASSSFTFLTGFFSYLLGSSNPHAVLPLIVYWPLIVINATLFASVLAIFRHIAVRWKGRDTSFIFACGLTAQEFIVSLYSPHGAVHSIAYTQISNPSIIQIASITGIWGITFLMALIPASIALAYHYPQNRRITIKTNLIPVSLLLFTILFGFYRLHTPLEEPSIKVGIASISTNFEQYAAVAANRDEQQVTATIQRYIQKIDLLAQSGAEVVLLPEKIITIEKYDDNFQRLFNTAQNNKVNLIVGVTRKDDRNFYNSAYIFSPVGEVLLEYDKKHLLPAFEGRYTSGTKLGIIDKWGIEICKDMDFTQPALDYSKQGVNIVFVPALDFHDDGWSHARVAIMRGVEGNYAVARAGQWGLLTLSDSRGRIIDVVSSDVEDGTGAILVGRVELGQGKSIYSKLGNSFGWLCLGIFIILIIIPNKSKIREMKIWIAELLKKRHSRL; encoded by the coding sequence ATGCAATTAGGCAGAAGCTCGAAAGATATTATAAACAGCTATCCTTATTGGAGTAGGTTAAATAGCCTACTGCGTTGTATCTTTACAATTATGCTTAGTGCATTGTCATATTATTTGTCTACAGAGTATTGGTATTTCTCTTGGATTGCTCTTTTACTCCTTTGTCTTTATGCGTTGAAAGCATCATCCTCCTTTACATTTCTAACGGGATTTTTTTCATATTTACTTGGATCATCCAATCCTCATGCGGTGCTGCCCCTTATCGTTTACTGGCCTTTGATTGTTATTAATGCGACTCTATTTGCCAGTGTACTTGCTATCTTTCGTCATATTGCCGTCAGATGGAAAGGACGGGATACAAGCTTTATCTTTGCGTGCGGTTTAACGGCACAGGAATTCATTGTGTCACTATATTCTCCCCATGGGGCTGTACATAGTATAGCTTATACGCAAATATCTAACCCTTCTATTATTCAAATTGCATCTATTACAGGTATTTGGGGTATTACTTTTTTAATGGCTCTCATCCCTGCAAGTATTGCTTTAGCTTATCATTATCCTCAGAATCGAAGGATAACTATAAAAACGAATCTAATTCCAGTAAGTTTACTTTTATTCACGATTTTATTTGGATTTTATCGCTTACATACGCCTTTGGAAGAGCCTAGTATAAAAGTGGGCATTGCTTCGATATCTACTAATTTTGAACAATATGCAGCCGTAGCAGCAAATCGGGACGAACAGCAAGTTACAGCTACTATTCAACGTTATATTCAAAAGATTGATTTACTTGCACAATCAGGGGCAGAAGTTGTTTTGCTGCCAGAAAAGATTATTACGATAGAAAAGTATGACGATAATTTTCAGCGTCTGTTTAATACAGCACAGAATAATAAAGTTAATTTAATTGTAGGAGTAACTAGAAAAGATGATAGGAATTTTTATAATTCGGCATATATCTTTTCTCCGGTAGGAGAAGTTCTTTTAGAATATGATAAAAAGCATCTACTTCCAGCGTTTGAAGGTAGGTATACTTCAGGAACTAAACTTGGGATCATAGACAAGTGGGGGATTGAAATTTGCAAAGACATGGACTTTACCCAACCTGCACTCGATTATAGTAAGCAAGGAGTAAATATTGTTTTCGTTCCTGCATTGGATTTTCATGATGATGGTTGGAGTCATGCTCGTGTTGCAATTATGCGGGGCGTTGAAGGGAATTATGCAGTAGCACGAGCTGGACAATGGGGACTATTAACCTTAAGTGATAGTAGAGGTCGTATTATAGATGTAGTATCTAGCGATGTAGAAGATGGCACCGGAGCTATTTTAGTAGGTAGGGTAGAGCTTGGGCAAGGAAAATCAATATATAGCAAATTGGGTAATAGTTTTGGATGGTTATGCCTAGGAATTTTTATTATATTGATTATAATACCTAATAAATCTAAAATAAGGGAGATGAAGATATGGATTGCAGAATTATTAAAAAAGAGGCATTCAAGGTTATAG
- a CDS encoding GyrI-like domain-containing protein encodes MDCRIIKKEAFKVIGKVSKVSTKGGAELKAIPELWDKCNSDGTCQRICSIDPRQNILGICMDFEHDKEQFSYMIAIEDINNVQDTGFETREIPAGTWAVFASVGPMPNAIQTVWEKIFKEWLPASGFKHADAPELEVYFPGNPSAQDYKCEVWIPIIKNS; translated from the coding sequence ATGGATTGCAGAATTATTAAAAAAGAGGCATTCAAGGTTATAGGCAAGGTGTCCAAAGTATCTACAAAAGGAGGGGCAGAACTAAAGGCAATTCCTGAGTTGTGGGATAAATGTAATTCTGATGGAACTTGCCAAAGAATATGTTCAATTGATCCCAGACAAAATATACTAGGTATTTGTATGGATTTTGAACATGATAAAGAACAATTTTCCTATATGATTGCAATTGAAGATATAAATAATGTACAGGATACTGGTTTTGAAACCAGAGAAATTCCTGCTGGCACTTGGGCAGTTTTTGCATCAGTAGGACCTATGCCAAATGCCATACAAACAGTATGGGAAAAAATCTTTAAGGAATGGTTACCTGCGTCAGGCTTTAAGCATGCTGATGCACCTGAGCTTGAAGTATATTTTCCTGGAAATCCATCAGCGCAAGATTATAAATGTGAAGTATGGATACCGATAATAAAAAATAGCTAA
- a CDS encoding GyrI-like domain-containing protein, whose product MGEKVDYKKELKELYKASAKACSVIEVPAMRFLMIEGKGNPNESLEFQNAVEALFSVSYTLKFMIKKSASIDYGVMPLEGLWWCDDMKKFSVEDKDNWKWKLMMMQPSHITHENFFEAVEKISREKKLNAADKISFATYDEGKAAQILHIGPFSEEGPTVQKLHTFILDNQYQMSGKHHEIYLSDTRRGKAENWKTIIRQPIM is encoded by the coding sequence ATGGGAGAAAAGGTTGATTATAAAAAAGAATTAAAAGAATTATACAAGGCATCGGCCAAAGCGTGTTCGGTCATAGAGGTACCGGCTATGAGATTTCTCATGATTGAGGGAAAGGGAAATCCAAATGAATCACTTGAGTTTCAAAATGCCGTGGAAGCGTTGTTTAGCGTTTCCTATACCTTGAAATTCATGATTAAAAAATCAGCTAGTATAGACTATGGAGTAATGCCCTTGGAAGGTCTGTGGTGGTGCGATGATATGAAAAAATTCAGCGTGGAAGATAAAGATAACTGGAAATGGAAGCTAATGATGATGCAGCCATCACACATAACCCATGAGAATTTTTTTGAAGCAGTTGAAAAAATAAGTCGGGAAAAAAAGCTAAATGCTGCTGATAAAATTAGCTTTGCTACATATGATGAGGGAAAAGCCGCACAGATATTACATATTGGACCTTTTTCAGAGGAGGGACCAACCGTGCAAAAACTTCATACATTTATTTTGGACAATCAATATCAGATGAGTGGAAAACACCATGAAATTTACCTTAGTGACACTAGGCGAGGCAAAGCAGAAAACTGGAAAACTATTATTAGACAACCGATTATGTGA
- a CDS encoding ABC transporter ATP-binding protein, with amino-acid sequence MYKKYFSFLHKADKSVNESVLVENYEDSNHLIELRHVEKTYHTDAGDFTALRGVDLQVNAGEFLAIIGKSGSGKSTILNMITGVDRPTAGEVMINGTAVHKMQENQMAVWRGRNIGIVFQFFQLLPTLSVLENIMLPMDFCNTYRPGERQERAMSLLAMVEMTGQANKLPTELSGGQQQRVAIVRALANDPPIIVADEPTGNLDSKTADAVFTLFDELVGRGKTILMVTHDSDIERRVGRSITVADGEIVNQTTDHKIFNQASTVGGNPS; translated from the coding sequence ATGTATAAGAAATATTTTAGTTTTTTACATAAAGCCGATAAATCGGTAAATGAAAGCGTGTTGGTAGAAAATTACGAGGATAGTAATCATTTAATCGAATTGCGTCATGTAGAAAAGACATACCATACCGATGCAGGAGATTTTACGGCACTTAGAGGTGTTGATTTACAAGTCAATGCAGGTGAATTCCTAGCGATTATTGGTAAGTCAGGTAGCGGGAAATCGACAATTCTTAATATGATTACAGGTGTCGATCGCCCCACGGCTGGTGAAGTAATGATAAATGGTACAGCCGTGCATAAAATGCAAGAAAACCAAATGGCAGTGTGGCGTGGGCGCAATATCGGTATTGTATTTCAGTTTTTTCAATTACTACCTACCTTATCCGTTTTAGAAAATATTATGCTGCCGATGGATTTCTGTAATACGTATAGACCTGGTGAACGGCAAGAACGGGCGATGTCATTGTTAGCAATGGTTGAAATGACTGGTCAGGCGAATAAATTGCCTACTGAACTTTCTGGCGGTCAGCAGCAGCGGGTAGCAATTGTACGTGCGTTGGCGAATGACCCACCGATTATCGTAGCAGATGAACCAACGGGAAATTTAGATTCGAAAACAGCGGATGCTGTTTTTACGTTATTTGATGAGTTAGTTGGGCGTGGGAAAACAATTTTAATGGTTACACATGACAGCGACATAGAGAGACGTGTTGGGCGGTCAATTACAGTTGCGGATGGTGAGATAGTAAATCAAACTACGGATCATAAAATTTTTAATCAGGCGTCCACTGTAGGAGGAAATCCGTCATGA
- a CDS encoding ABC transporter permease, translated as MMIGVRWLKVLRDLLNNKIRTMLVVLSIAVGVFAIGMVAGTYEIILRDLSSSYKAANPAMATIYSSSFKEEFLESIRKVKGVSGAQGQRTLSMRVKVGPDKWQKLEMAVIPDYKDIHINKLKLISGSWPPPERQMLIERSGLDDIKANVGDEVEVESSDGKKRSLRIAGVVHDINQNPTAFSGRIYGYITMETLDALGLKWELDTVNVTVDGDPPSEEYIAQVGQKVWDKIEKSGRKVFWMYKNKPGEHPAQSMIDALLMTLGAMGILSLILSGFLLVNTISSLLTQQVRQIGVMKAIGASTKQIIKMYLMYVIVYSLLALMIAVPLGILAAGAVSKFIASYINFDISGLAISYPVLAAEVATGLLIPLLAAILPVVRGARITVREAINSYGVGSAGGFGTGMIDRITRRMKGVSRPVLLSLRNTFRRKGRLALTLITLTVSGVIFISIFSVRDSMMLTLEDALDYFKYDIQIDVKNWSRVEQLEQTAMNVSGVSKAESWSFDGARLLKSDGRESESTEIVIMAPPSGTKMLKPIVLQGRWLVPEDESGIVINTEVLKDHPNVKVGDRLAIKLSKSDKQKTYWTVVGIVRGVMAGPFVYANYSYFSNVIGKPGQGINVFAVTESRDPDVQLQISKTLEKHFKDSGMPVSRIQTMSDLKAQIQSQFNVIIIFLLVMALMLAIVGGLGLMGTMSINVLERTREIGIMRSIGASNWAVRRIFIIEGVLIGILSWGLAMIIALPISKLFSNLLGDAFMHAPFSFSFSVGGAILWLIIVIVLAAVASFLPAWNASRLSIREVLAYE; from the coding sequence ATGATGATTGGCGTGCGGTGGCTCAAGGTACTCCGCGACCTATTGAATAATAAGATTCGCACGATGCTGGTAGTATTATCGATAGCGGTAGGTGTTTTTGCCATCGGCATGGTAGCAGGTACTTATGAGATTATATTACGGGATTTAAGCAGTAGTTATAAAGCTGCAAATCCGGCTATGGCAACTATTTACTCCAGCTCATTTAAAGAGGAATTTTTAGAATCCATTCGTAAGGTAAAAGGTGTTTCTGGAGCGCAAGGACAGCGGACGCTATCTATGCGTGTAAAGGTGGGGCCTGATAAATGGCAAAAGCTAGAGATGGCTGTAATCCCTGATTATAAGGATATTCATATTAATAAGCTGAAACTGATTAGTGGTTCCTGGCCACCACCAGAGAGACAGATGCTGATTGAACGCAGCGGATTGGATGATATAAAGGCCAACGTGGGTGACGAGGTGGAGGTAGAGAGTTCGGATGGTAAAAAACGTAGCCTGCGTATTGCAGGAGTCGTTCATGATATTAACCAGAATCCCACCGCCTTTTCAGGCAGAATTTATGGATATATCACTATGGAGACATTGGATGCCTTAGGATTGAAATGGGAACTAGATACCGTTAATGTCACGGTTGATGGGGATCCCCCTTCGGAAGAATATATCGCTCAAGTTGGACAAAAGGTATGGGATAAAATTGAAAAAAGTGGACGTAAGGTTTTCTGGATGTATAAAAATAAGCCAGGTGAACATCCGGCTCAATCCATGATTGATGCTTTATTGATGACCCTCGGTGCAATGGGGATATTGTCATTGATATTAAGCGGGTTTTTGCTGGTAAATACCATTTCTTCACTTTTAACGCAGCAAGTCAGGCAAATTGGAGTCATGAAGGCGATCGGTGCTTCCACGAAGCAGATTATCAAAATGTATCTTATGTATGTGATTGTTTATAGCCTATTGGCATTGATGATAGCTGTGCCTTTGGGAATTTTAGCAGCGGGAGCTGTTTCAAAATTTATTGCCAGTTACATAAATTTTGATATTTCAGGTCTTGCCATTTCTTATCCTGTATTAGCTGCTGAAGTGGCCACAGGCCTACTGATTCCCTTATTGGCTGCAATACTCCCAGTTGTTAGAGGGGCTAGGATTACCGTGCGAGAAGCTATTAACTCTTATGGCGTAGGTAGTGCGGGCGGTTTTGGTACAGGGATGATTGATCGAATTACAAGACGGATGAAAGGCGTATCTCGTCCAGTTCTTTTATCCCTGAGAAATACATTTCGCCGTAAAGGGCGCTTAGCACTTACTCTAATTACCCTAACTGTCAGCGGGGTTATTTTTATCTCTATATTCAGCGTGCGCGATTCTATGATGCTAACACTTGAGGATGCATTGGATTATTTTAAATATGATATACAAATTGATGTTAAGAATTGGTCTAGAGTGGAACAACTCGAACAAACGGCCATGAACGTATCAGGTGTGTCAAAGGCGGAAAGCTGGAGTTTTGACGGTGCGAGATTATTGAAAAGTGATGGCAGGGAGAGCGAAAGTACTGAGATTGTAATCATGGCGCCGCCAAGCGGGACCAAAATGCTTAAGCCGATTGTACTGCAAGGGCGTTGGCTTGTACCTGAGGATGAAAGTGGAATAGTTATTAATACTGAGGTTTTAAAGGATCATCCAAATGTTAAGGTAGGCGACCGATTAGCGATTAAACTGAGTAAGTCTGATAAGCAAAAAACCTACTGGACAGTAGTAGGGATTGTCAGAGGGGTTATGGCCGGACCGTTTGTATATGCTAATTACTCCTATTTTTCAAATGTAATAGGCAAACCGGGGCAAGGTATTAACGTCTTTGCAGTTACAGAAAGTCGAGATCCTGATGTTCAGCTGCAAATTTCTAAAACCCTGGAAAAGCATTTTAAAGATTCCGGCATGCCAGTAAGTCGTATACAGACGATGTCAGATTTAAAGGCTCAAATCCAGTCTCAATTTAATGTAATTATTATATTCTTACTCGTGATGGCTTTAATGCTTGCCATTGTGGGCGGTTTAGGATTGATGGGAACTATGAGTATTAATGTACTTGAACGTACCCGTGAGATTGGAATCATGAGGTCAATTGGAGCATCCAATTGGGCGGTACGAAGAATATTTATCATTGAAGGTGTACTGATTGGGATATTAAGCTGGGGATTGGCGATGATTATCGCCTTACCGATTAGTAAACTATTCAGCAATCTGCTAGGAGATGCTTTTATGCATGCGCCCTTTAGTTTTAGTTTTTCTGTTGGCGGTGCTATATTATGGCTCATCATCGTAATTGTTCTAGCTGCTGTAGCCAGCTTTTTACCAGCCTGGAATGCTTCTCGGTTAAGTATACGGGAGGTCTTGGCCTATGAATAA
- a CDS encoding efflux RND transporter periplasmic adaptor subunit: MNNELQRGFLMTLNSKGKKWAAVVLVIVILAGGGGYYAFHRENTPAQQPVLPPVKASNKVVAEGKVIPVKYSVLSFSVSGIISEILVAEGDKVEAGQVLVRLDSRELQAKSQNDLAELAKAQASHSKTSAGLRPQEVTMKQAVMEQNRASSEEAKVNFERTKRLFEQGAVSGQQLDKDKTAYLKALAELRQAEADLDMAKAGSRSEDIAVTAADVAAAKAKLHGTQESIVLTELRAPFSGTIASIDLKVGEFVSIDPAKRDENVEITDNDNIQLADLSKWQIKTTDLTEINIARIKEGAEVKITFDAIPGLELPGKVTRIRPFGEKKRGDMTYAVFIEPLRMDERMRWNMTASVSIDAS; the protein is encoded by the coding sequence ATGAATAATGAATTGCAAAGGGGATTTCTAATGACTTTAAATAGCAAAGGTAAAAAATGGGCAGCTGTAGTGTTAGTGATTGTTATTTTGGCAGGTGGTGGCGGATACTATGCTTTTCACCGGGAAAATACGCCAGCGCAGCAGCCGGTTTTGCCACCTGTAAAGGCGAGCAATAAGGTGGTAGCGGAAGGAAAAGTGATTCCGGTAAAATATTCAGTGCTCAGTTTCTCCGTAAGTGGTATCATATCGGAGATTCTTGTGGCTGAAGGAGACAAAGTAGAAGCTGGGCAAGTTTTGGTTCGGCTAGATAGCCGGGAGCTTCAAGCCAAATCACAAAATGATTTAGCGGAATTGGCTAAAGCTCAGGCAAGTCATAGTAAAACAAGCGCTGGGCTTAGACCGCAGGAAGTAACGATGAAGCAGGCAGTAATGGAACAGAACCGTGCTTCGAGTGAGGAAGCAAAAGTAAATTTTGAGCGAACAAAGCGACTTTTTGAACAGGGAGCTGTTTCAGGGCAACAGCTGGATAAAGACAAGACTGCCTATCTAAAAGCACTGGCCGAATTGCGGCAGGCAGAGGCTGACCTTGACATGGCGAAAGCCGGTTCAAGATCGGAAGATATTGCAGTGACAGCGGCGGATGTAGCTGCGGCTAAAGCAAAATTGCACGGGACACAGGAAAGTATCGTTCTGACAGAACTTCGGGCGCCTTTTAGCGGTACCATAGCCTCAATAGACCTTAAAGTAGGTGAATTTGTTTCGATTGATCCGGCCAAACGTGATGAAAATGTAGAAATAACAGATAATGATAATATTCAGTTAGCAGATTTATCAAAATGGCAAATTAAAACTACGGATTTGACGGAGATTAATATTGCTCGCATCAAGGAGGGGGCGGAGGTGAAAATTACCTTTGATGCAATTCCAGGGTTGGAGCTTCCCGGGAAGGTAACGCGAATCAGGCCTTTTGGTGAGAAAAAACGCGGTGACATGACCTACGCTGTATTCATTGAGCCTCTCCGTATGGATGAACGGATGCGTTGGAATATGACGGCATCGGTGTCGATTGATGCATCATAA
- a CDS encoding helix-turn-helix domain-containing protein translates to MTITYKNAEYRCAMDLTLGLIGGKWKSLILWYIGEKTIRFSDLRRSLPQITQKMLTQQLRQLEENGLVNRLIYTQIPPKVEYSLTAAGKSLLPILSTLCHWGLNHANEVESTKQKTNCKC, encoded by the coding sequence ATGACCATTACGTATAAAAACGCAGAATACAGGTGTGCCATGGACTTAACACTAGGCCTTATCGGTGGAAAATGGAAATCACTGATATTATGGTATATAGGTGAAAAAACAATCCGATTTAGCGATCTCAGGCGATCATTACCCCAGATTACACAAAAAATGTTAACTCAGCAACTTAGGCAGCTAGAAGAAAACGGATTAGTGAATCGATTAATCTATACTCAAATACCACCTAAAGTGGAGTATTCTCTTACAGCGGCTGGTAAAAGTCTTTTACCTATTTTGTCCACCCTCTGCCATTGGGGGCTCAACCATGCAAATGAGGTTGAGTCAACTAAACAAAAGACCAACTGCAAATGTTAA